A window of the Loxodonta africana isolate mLoxAfr1 chromosome 3, mLoxAfr1.hap2, whole genome shotgun sequence genome harbors these coding sequences:
- the LOC100660462 gene encoding olfactory receptor 7E24-like, whose amino-acid sequence MDPQNLTHISKFLLLGLSENPELQPLLFGIFLSMYLLTVLGNLLFILAVSSDPHLHTPMYFFLSNLSLADIGFTSATIPKMLMNIHTHHRIISYVNCLIQLSFFSFFGCMDNLLLTVMANDRFVAVCQPLHYPVIMNLHLCGLFVLVSFFLSLLNSQLHCLMVSQIAFCTDVEIPHFFCDPSQLFNLTCSETTIKNILVYFIGAIFGGVPVSAILFSYTRIVFSVLRVPSSGGKYKAFSTCGSHLSVVCLFYGTAIVVYLSSAVSPAPRRGATATVMYSVVTPMLNPFIYSLRNRDIKGALQRLHLRIIKSHSSHCE is encoded by the coding sequence ATGGACCCACAGAATCTAACACATATCTCTAAATTCCTCCTGCTGGGCCTCTCAGAGAATCCAGAACTGCAGCCCCTCCTCTTTGGAATATTCCTGTCCATGTACCTGCTCACAGTGCTTGGGAACCTGCTCTTCATCCTGGCTGTGAGTTCTGACCCCCACCTCCatacccccatgtacttcttcctctccaacctTTCCTTGGCTGACATTGGTTTTACCTCTGCGACAATCCCAAAGATGCTTATGAATATCCACACACACCACAGAATCATATCCTATGTCAACTGCCTGATTCAGttgtctttttttagtttttttggatGTATGGACAATCTACTCCTGACAGTGATGGCCAATGACCGGTTTGTGGCCGTCTGTCAACCACTTCACTACCCAGTCATCATGAACCTCCACCTCTGtggcttgtttgttttggtgtctttttttctcAGCCTCTTGAACTCCCAGCTGCACTGCTTGATGGTGTCACAAATCGCCTTCTGCACGGATGTGGAAATTCCTCATTTTTTCTGTGATCCTTCTCAACTCTTCAACCTTACCTGTTCTGAGACCACTATAAAAAACATACTAGTATATTTTATTGGTGCCATCTTTGGTGGTGTTCCTGTCTCAGCCATCCTTTTCTCTTATACTCGaattgttttctctgttctaagAGTCCCATCATCAGGTGGGAAGTATAAAGCCTTTTCCACCTGTGGCTCTCACCTGTCAGTCGTTTGCTTATTTTATGGCACAGCTATTGTAGTGTACCTGAGTTCTGCTGTCTCACCTGCTCCTAGGCGTGGTGCAACAGCCACAGTGATGTACTCTGTGGTCACCCCCATGTTGAACCCcttca